The Deinococcus detaillensis genome contains a region encoding:
- a CDS encoding enoyl-CoA hydratase/isomerase family protein — protein sequence MLDELDFNTLVIDQHGDLAVLTINRPQALNALSGETLIELVEAVEAIAENAEIAALIITGGGDKAFVAGADIGELSRLEGVYAGREASLGGQNVMHEIASLPFPTIAAINGYALGGGLELALACDVRVASHTAKLGLPEVTLGLIPGYGGTQRLARLVGPGRALDMMMTGRQVGADEALQMGLVNYLAENPLEKAREVAQMMTKNAPIALSLIKEAVRRGLTGSLEEGLEIEADLFGMAAATADFKEGTAAFLAKRKANFQGE from the coding sequence ATGCTAGATGAACTGGATTTTAATACGCTGGTGATCGACCAACACGGCGACCTCGCGGTGCTGACCATCAACCGCCCGCAGGCGCTCAACGCCCTCAGCGGCGAAACCCTGATCGAACTCGTCGAAGCGGTAGAAGCCATTGCCGAAAACGCGGAGATTGCCGCTCTCATCATCACTGGCGGCGGCGACAAGGCGTTCGTGGCCGGAGCCGACATCGGCGAACTGAGCCGCTTGGAAGGCGTTTACGCCGGGCGCGAAGCCTCGCTAGGCGGGCAAAACGTGATGCACGAAATTGCCTCGCTGCCGTTTCCGACGATTGCGGCCATCAATGGCTACGCGCTGGGCGGCGGCTTGGAACTGGCGCTGGCCTGCGACGTGCGGGTGGCTTCGCACACGGCCAAGTTGGGGTTGCCGGAAGTCACGCTGGGCCTGATTCCCGGCTACGGCGGCACCCAGCGCCTCGCCCGCTTGGTGGGGCCGGGCCGGGCGCTCGACATGATGATGACGGGCCGCCAGGTCGGGGCCGACGAAGCCCTGCAGATGGGTCTGGTGAATTATCTGGCCGAAAACCCACTGGAAAAAGCCCGCGAAGTCGCTCAGATGATGACCAAAAATGCGCCGATTGCCCTCTCGCTCATCAAAGAAGCGGTGCGGCGCGGCTTGACCGGCAGCTTGGAAGAAGGCTTGGAAATCGAAGCGGACTTGTTCGGGATGGCGGCGGCCACTGCCGATTTCAAAGAAGGCACGGCGGCTTTCTTGGCCAAGCGCAAAGCCAACTTTCAAGGCGAGTAA
- a CDS encoding phosphohydrolase: MSDQKFTLNVSGGALHDVATRRKAAPRAVEFATPRAKLIEEADRAIRADLAEFPRALAAYDALQSDPEALADWDMANYITMRKLGYNDHGRVHAFITGAASLAILELLLEGGVKPDIIESGIGEVDDVYLTIILGTMLHDIGNQIHRAAHEQHGVMLALPIIDRILKPIYEDVFKRTKIRSFILGCVNCHDLNPPPLTIEAGITAVADGTDITKGRGRKAFALGSVDIHSISALAVDQVVIERGQNKPVRINVTMNNSGGIFQVEEVLAPKVIRTPLSKYVELHARTRPQGDEQIVSRVRLESDHFVVDLDGGETVDVGVKDSQLEAAQAVAGSLGTGVESH; this comes from the coding sequence ATGAGCGACCAGAAATTTACCCTCAACGTCAGCGGCGGTGCGCTGCATGACGTGGCAACCCGCCGCAAAGCTGCGCCCAGGGCCGTTGAATTTGCCACGCCCCGCGCCAAGCTGATCGAAGAAGCCGACCGCGCCATTCGCGCCGACCTCGCCGAGTTTCCCCGCGCTTTGGCCGCTTACGACGCTTTGCAAAGCGACCCCGAAGCGCTGGCCGATTGGGACATGGCCAATTACATCACCATGCGCAAGCTCGGCTACAACGATCACGGGCGGGTTCACGCTTTTATCACCGGCGCGGCCAGCCTCGCCATCCTGGAACTGCTGCTCGAAGGCGGCGTCAAGCCCGACATCATCGAGAGCGGCATCGGCGAAGTGGACGACGTGTACCTAACCATCATTCTCGGCACCATGCTGCACGACATCGGCAACCAGATTCACCGCGCCGCGCACGAGCAGCACGGCGTGATGCTGGCGCTGCCGATCATCGACCGCATCCTGAAACCGATTTACGAAGACGTGTTCAAACGCACCAAGATTCGCAGCTTTATTCTGGGCTGCGTCAATTGCCACGACCTCAACCCGCCGCCGCTGACCATCGAAGCAGGTATCACAGCAGTGGCCGACGGCACCGACATCACCAAGGGGCGCGGGCGCAAGGCTTTTGCGCTGGGCAGCGTGGACATTCACTCGATCAGCGCTTTGGCCGTCGATCAGGTCGTCATCGAGCGCGGGCAGAACAAGCCCGTGCGGATCAACGTGACCATGAACAACTCCGGCGGCATTTTTCAGGTGGAAGAAGTGTTGGCCCCCAAAGTCATTCGCACGCCGCTGAGCAAGTATGTGGAGCTGCACGCCCGCACCCGCCCGCAGGGAGACGAGCAGATCGTCAGCCGGGTTCGCTTAGAGAGTGATCATTTCGTGGTGGATCTGGACGGCGGTGAAACAGTCGACGTTGGGGTCAAAGACAGTCAACTGGAAGCTGCACAGGCGGTGGCCGGGTCGCTGGGCACCGGCGTGGAGAGCCATTAG
- a CDS encoding ribonuclease HII, with translation MPAYPPVTPDWSYERTHWRRGFFRVAGVDEAGRGAWAGPLTVAAVILPNNLGDLPFRDSKQLRPAEREELATEVRRVALAYAVEHAAPEEIDRLNVLGATHAAAMRAIARLGPKPQALVTDYLKLPTDLPYSAPARADALSYSVAAASLLAKTERDALMLGLDAEYPGYGFAAHKGYGTSQHRRALAELGVSAVHRRTFGPIARLLEPRLLEE, from the coding sequence GTGCCTGCTTACCCGCCCGTCACCCCCGACTGGAGCTATGAGCGTACCCACTGGCGGCGCGGCTTTTTCCGGGTGGCTGGTGTAGACGAAGCCGGGCGCGGCGCGTGGGCTGGCCCGTTGACGGTGGCGGCGGTGATTTTGCCGAATAACCTGGGCGATTTGCCGTTCCGCGATAGCAAGCAGCTTCGCCCCGCCGAGCGCGAGGAACTGGCCACTGAGGTGCGCCGCGTGGCGCTGGCCTACGCCGTCGAACACGCCGCGCCCGAAGAAATTGACCGCCTCAACGTGCTGGGAGCCACCCACGCCGCCGCCATGCGGGCCATTGCCCGCCTTGGTCCCAAGCCGCAGGCGCTCGTCACCGATTACCTCAAGCTTCCCACCGACTTACCGTACTCGGCCCCGGCCCGCGCCGACGCGCTGAGCTATTCGGTGGCGGCGGCCTCGCTGCTCGCCAAAACGGAGCGCGACGCGCTGATGCTGGGGCTGGACGCCGAGTATCCGGGCTACGGCTTCGCGGCGCACAAGGGCTATGGCACCTCGCAGCACCGACGAGCACTGGCCGAGTTGGGCGTCAGCGCCGTTCACCGCCGCACGTTTGGGCCGATTGCGAGGTTATTGGAGCCGCGTTTGCTTGAAGAGTGA
- a CDS encoding gamma-glutamyltransferase family protein — protein MNPNNPYPSTRQPVLARGGMVATSQPLAAQAGLFVLREGGSAADAAIATAAALTVLEPTSNGLGGDVFALAWRGGELHGLNASGAAPARWNMETLGGNPIPRHGWTPVTVPGGVRGWADLHAEFGKLPFARLLEPAIQYARRGYPLSPEVARHWARAAQSYCLLKGPEFAEWFKVFMPQGFTPVAGAVWASEDHARTLERIAESHGADFYDGHTARAIDDASRQVGGFLSADDLAQHASEWVTPISAAYQDHEVWEIPPSGQGIAALIALRLLDGMDLPPQRDDPRALHAQIEAIKLAFADAHKLVADQRHSEVPVEFLLSEAHRQMLRQSITDTAHDPQTRPPSSGGTVYLATADGEGNMVSFIQSNYMGFGSGVVVPGTGVALHNRGHNFNVEEGHANRLAPGKRPYHTIIPGFLTRQGQAVGPFGVMGGFMQPQGHVQVVLNTVRSGLNPQAAIDAPRWQWLAGKEIEVEYEMGQPVIRELIRMGHTVRVQTEKASFGRGQIIWRTPEGVLMGGSESRADGQVAAF, from the coding sequence ATGAACCCCAATAATCCCTATCCCTCCACCCGTCAACCTGTTTTGGCACGTGGCGGCATGGTCGCCACTTCGCAGCCCCTCGCCGCACAAGCGGGTTTGTTTGTGCTGCGGGAAGGCGGAAGCGCCGCTGACGCCGCCATCGCCACCGCCGCCGCCCTGACCGTACTCGAGCCGACCAGCAACGGCCTCGGCGGCGACGTTTTCGCTTTGGCTTGGCGCGGCGGCGAGCTTCACGGCCTGAACGCCAGCGGCGCGGCTCCGGCCCGCTGGAACATGGAGACCCTCGGCGGCAATCCAATTCCCCGTCACGGCTGGACGCCCGTCACCGTACCGGGCGGGGTGCGCGGCTGGGCCGACCTGCACGCCGAGTTCGGCAAGCTGCCGTTTGCCCGCTTGCTTGAGCCTGCCATTCAGTATGCCCGCCGTGGCTATCCGCTCAGCCCCGAAGTGGCCCGCCACTGGGCGCGGGCGGCGCAGTCTTACTGTTTGCTGAAAGGCCCGGAATTTGCCGAGTGGTTCAAGGTGTTCATGCCGCAGGGCTTCACGCCCGTTGCCGGAGCGGTGTGGGCTTCTGAAGACCACGCCCGCACCCTCGAGCGGATTGCCGAGAGTCACGGAGCCGACTTCTACGACGGCCACACCGCCCGAGCCATAGACGACGCCAGCCGGCAAGTGGGCGGCTTTCTGAGCGCCGACGATCTCGCCCAGCACGCTTCCGAGTGGGTCACGCCAATCAGCGCCGCTTACCAAGACCACGAAGTCTGGGAAATTCCGCCGAGCGGGCAAGGCATCGCCGCTTTGATCGCCCTGCGGCTGCTCGACGGCATGGATTTGCCTCCGCAGCGGGACGATCCCCGCGCCCTGCACGCCCAAATAGAAGCCATCAAACTGGCTTTTGCTGACGCCCACAAGTTGGTGGCCGATCAGCGCCACAGCGAGGTGCCGGTGGAGTTTTTGCTCTCCGAAGCCCACCGCCAAATGCTGCGTCAGTCCATCACCGACACCGCCCACGATCCCCAAACCCGCCCCCCCAGTAGCGGCGGTACGGTCTATCTGGCGACGGCAGACGGTGAGGGCAACATGGTCAGCTTTATTCAGAGCAATTACATGGGCTTTGGCAGCGGCGTGGTGGTGCCCGGCACCGGCGTGGCGCTTCACAACCGTGGTCACAACTTCAATGTGGAAGAAGGACACGCCAATCGCCTCGCGCCCGGCAAGCGCCCCTACCACACCATCATTCCCGGCTTCCTGACCCGGCAGGGCCAAGCGGTGGGGCCGTTCGGGGTGATGGGCGGGTTTATGCAGCCGCAAGGCCACGTGCAAGTCGTTCTCAATACCGTTCGCAGCGGCCTCAATCCTCAGGCGGCCATCGACGCCCCGCGCTGGCAGTGGCTGGCCGGCAAGGAAATTGAAGTGGAATACGAAATGGGTCAGCCGGTGATCCGCGAACTGATTCGGATGGGCCACACCGTGCGGGTGCAAACCGAGAAGGCCAGTTTCGGGCGCGGCCAGATCATCTGGCGCACTCCGGAGGGCGTGTTGATGGGCGGCAGCGAAAGCCGCGCCGACGGACAGGTGGCGGCGTTTTAG
- a CDS encoding Brp/Blh family beta-carotene 15,15'-dioxygenase codes for MLRQAQPLNIPALTGEREGRFALALLLLPWLATGLLIVGWQLAPGLLSRFIYAPLLLSVVLLGLPHGALDHLVPTRLGWRWAQRFWPVLGYNLLYAGLAGALLLCWKVWPMWAFWGFLVVTVLHWGQGDLHFLETSLGRRRTNVLSAPLTLLLRGSLTVVLPLLIFPEWFQRLGDGAARAFGTPLAAGPLLPASWTAALWVLFAALLLAACLDTWRSSPKRLLELGEVGLLLALFATVPPPLAIGSYFCLWHAWRHLGRLLALPAGLPALPKTAGGEKNTDSRMELSFGVLPKEDTMAAGRITSHRELRRLALHLLPITLLALLLLLGLYLWAAPRIHDAETFAALYLALIAALTGPHALLVALMDWPEKRSTGSPNP; via the coding sequence ATGCTCAGACAAGCACAACCCCTGAATATACCGGCGCTCACCGGCGAGCGCGAAGGCCGCTTTGCTTTGGCGCTGCTGCTGCTGCCCTGGCTGGCCACCGGCCTGCTGATCGTGGGCTGGCAGCTCGCGCCGGGTCTACTGAGCAGATTTATCTACGCGCCGCTGCTCCTGAGCGTGGTGCTGCTGGGCTTGCCGCACGGTGCGCTGGATCATCTGGTGCCCACCCGTTTGGGATGGCGCTGGGCACAGCGGTTCTGGCCGGTGCTGGGTTACAACTTGCTTTACGCTGGGCTGGCGGGAGCGCTGCTGCTGTGCTGGAAAGTCTGGCCGATGTGGGCGTTCTGGGGCTTTTTGGTGGTAACGGTGCTGCACTGGGGCCAAGGTGATTTGCATTTTCTGGAAACGTCGCTGGGCCGCCGCCGAACCAACGTTTTAAGCGCTCCGTTGACCCTGCTGCTGCGCGGCAGTCTGACAGTCGTGCTTCCGCTGCTGATTTTTCCTGAATGGTTTCAACGGCTCGGGGACGGTGCGGCCAGAGCTTTTGGCACGCCGCTGGCTGCTGGGCCGCTGCTGCCCGCAAGCTGGACAGCCGCGTTGTGGGTGCTGTTTGCCGCCCTCCTGCTGGCGGCTTGCCTGGATACTTGGCGCAGCAGTCCCAAGCGGCTGCTCGAACTCGGTGAGGTGGGGTTGTTGCTGGCGCTGTTTGCAACTGTGCCGCCGCCACTGGCTATAGGCAGTTACTTTTGCCTCTGGCACGCTTGGCGGCATCTGGGGCGACTGCTGGCTCTGCCCGCTGGCCTGCCCGCTCTGCCCAAGACGGCGGGAGGAGAAAAAAATACGGATTCCAGAATGGAGTTGTCCTTCGGCGTTCTTCCGAAAGAGGACACCATGGCCGCAGGCCGTATCACCTCTCACCGCGAGCTGCGCCGCCTCGCCCTGCACTTGCTGCCGATCACGCTGCTGGCGCTGCTGCTGCTGCTGGGGCTGTACTTGTGGGCCGCCCCGCGAATCCACGACGCGGAGACTTTCGCCGCTCTGTATCTGGCGCTGATCGCTGCGCTGACTGGGCCTCACGCGCTGCTGGTGGCCCTGATGGACTGGCCGGAGAAGCGGTCTACGGGTTCACCGAATCCTTGA
- a CDS encoding 2'-5' RNA ligase family protein — MGLYSVVAWPTAELAEWLSALQRRLGVRSYGEAHLNLRAPFEYAGDPNELICDVRRSLAGVPPFQVEFLHWRRFPHVIFLEYALSVPLHGLHQRLIQVPGAPPSSYDGERFIPHVSLAIGVVDWAEESIWNALKDLRPPQGSFEVQAASLTKEASGELREVRTFPLGYSAVSQREQEQ, encoded by the coding sequence GTGGGCCTTTACAGTGTGGTGGCGTGGCCCACCGCCGAACTCGCCGAGTGGCTCAGCGCTTTGCAGCGGCGGCTGGGCGTGCGCAGTTACGGCGAGGCGCACCTGAATTTACGCGCTCCCTTCGAATACGCGGGCGACCCTAATGAACTCATTTGCGATGTGCGCCGCAGCTTGGCAGGCGTGCCGCCGTTTCAGGTGGAATTTTTGCACTGGCGGCGCTTCCCGCACGTCATCTTTTTGGAATACGCTCTCAGCGTGCCGCTACACGGCCTCCACCAGCGCCTCATTCAGGTGCCGGGCGCTCCGCCGAGCAGCTACGACGGTGAGCGCTTCATTCCGCATGTCTCGCTGGCCATCGGAGTGGTGGACTGGGCCGAGGAAAGCATCTGGAACGCACTTAAAGACCTCCGCCCGCCGCAGGGCAGCTTTGAAGTGCAGGCCGCTTCACTGACCAAGGAAGCGAGCGGAGAGCTGCGTGAGGTGCGAACTTTTCCGCTGGGCTACAGCGCGGTAAGTCAGCGCGAGCAAGAGCAGTGA
- a CDS encoding helix-turn-helix transcriptional regulator: MTVVAAIPAASLPERTPERTKDKLLEAVKECDCATAQTLADKLGLSVPAIRRHLQDLQDAGHLDVRSEKPGGRGRPQHVYVLTEAGEATFPKAYASLCVDVLRHVDTLFGEGAVMRVLDARQLDLYELLAPLLSQHGDLGSKLEALTEALCQHGYAARAYQERGQWYLSQRNCPAPAVAKAFPELCQTELSLYRELLGVPISRESRLSCGAAECRYKVG; encoded by the coding sequence GTGACTGTCGTTGCCGCCATTCCTGCCGCCAGTTTGCCGGAGCGCACCCCAGAGCGCACCAAAGACAAGTTGCTGGAAGCGGTCAAGGAATGCGACTGCGCCACTGCCCAGACCCTTGCCGACAAACTCGGCCTGAGCGTCCCGGCGATTCGGCGGCATTTACAAGACCTGCAAGACGCCGGACACTTAGACGTCCGCAGCGAAAAACCCGGCGGGCGGGGCCGTCCACAGCACGTGTATGTGCTGACGGAAGCGGGCGAGGCGACCTTTCCTAAAGCCTACGCTTCGCTGTGTGTGGACGTGCTCAGGCATGTAGATACCCTGTTTGGCGAGGGCGCGGTGATGCGGGTATTGGACGCCCGGCAACTGGATTTGTATGAGCTGCTCGCTCCGCTGCTCAGTCAGCACGGCGACCTCGGCAGCAAGCTGGAAGCACTGACAGAGGCGCTGTGCCAGCACGGTTACGCTGCCCGCGCTTACCAAGAACGCGGGCAGTGGTACCTTTCGCAGCGCAACTGCCCCGCACCTGCCGTCGCCAAAGCTTTTCCCGAACTGTGCCAGACCGAGCTGAGCCTCTACCGCGAACTGCTGGGCGTGCCGATCAGCCGTGAATCGCGGCTCTCCTGCGGCGCGGCGGAGTGCCGCTACAAGGTCGGCTGA
- a CDS encoding Mrp/NBP35 family ATP-binding protein: protein MREAVLEVLRSVNDPELHRDLVSLGMIERIDVAGSDITVKVNLTTPACPLKATIERDVREAVMSVTGVETVTVEFGAQVRMPSTPPMPGVKNVLLIGSGKGGVGKSSVAVNIACALAQSGASVGLMDADVYGPSVAHMLGKSSAKLTGNAERKMMPLEAHGIRFISMANLSPAGQALVWRGPMLHSAIQQFLKDAAWGELDYLIVDLPPGTGDVQLSLTQSVQVTGAVIVTTPQDVALIDAARAIDMFRKANVPILGIIENMSYFEAPDTGHIYDLFGRGGASKLGNYPILGEVPLDTDVRQDADNGTPAVISHPQAAASIALKQIAQNLAGRVSVQTLTELPMAQLA from the coding sequence ATGCGAGAAGCTGTCCTTGAAGTCCTGCGCTCAGTCAACGATCCCGAACTGCACCGCGACCTGGTGTCGCTGGGGATGATTGAACGTATTGATGTGGCCGGCAGCGACATCACCGTTAAAGTCAACTTGACCACTCCGGCTTGCCCTCTCAAAGCCACCATCGAGCGCGACGTGCGGGAAGCCGTGATGTCGGTTACGGGCGTCGAAACGGTCACGGTCGAGTTTGGCGCACAAGTCAGAATGCCCAGCACCCCACCGATGCCCGGCGTCAAAAACGTGCTGCTGATAGGCAGCGGCAAAGGCGGCGTGGGCAAGTCGTCGGTGGCGGTCAACATCGCCTGCGCTCTGGCCCAGTCCGGCGCGAGCGTGGGCCTCATGGACGCCGACGTGTACGGCCCTTCGGTGGCGCACATGTTGGGCAAAAGCAGCGCCAAACTCACCGGCAACGCCGAGCGCAAAATGATGCCGCTCGAAGCGCACGGCATCCGCTTCATCAGCATGGCCAACCTCTCCCCCGCCGGTCAGGCGCTGGTCTGGCGCGGGCCGATGCTGCACTCGGCCATTCAGCAGTTTCTCAAAGACGCGGCCTGGGGCGAACTCGATTACCTGATCGTGGATCTTCCGCCCGGCACCGGCGACGTGCAGCTCTCGCTGACCCAGAGCGTGCAAGTCACCGGAGCGGTGATCGTAACCACGCCGCAGGACGTGGCCCTGATCGACGCCGCCCGCGCCATCGATATGTTCCGCAAAGCCAACGTGCCGATTTTGGGCATCATCGAGAATATGAGTTACTTCGAAGCCCCCGACACCGGCCATATCTACGACTTATTCGGGCGTGGCGGAGCCAGCAAGCTCGGCAATTATCCGATTCTGGGTGAAGTGCCGCTGGATACCGATGTCAGGCAAGACGCCGACAACGGCACGCCCGCCGTGATCTCGCATCCGCAGGCGGCGGCTTCGATTGCCCTTAAGCAAATCGCCCAGAACCTTGCCGGACGGGTCAGTGTGCAGACCCTTACCGAGTTGCCGATGGCACAACTGGCGTAA
- a CDS encoding DUF3656 domain-containing U32 family peptidase yields the protein MSSDARSTSAQSAPEQLSLKPRFKPEVMSPVGGWPQLRAAANAGADAVFFGVEAFHARAKVGFSNEELPEIMRYLHERGIKGYVTFNVLVFDRELREAEQQLLHLSACGVDAIIVQDIGVARLAAEVVPDLPIHGSTQMSITSAEGAQLAHRFGASRVVLGRELSLPDIARIRAATDVELETFVHGALCVSYSGQCFSSEAWGGRSANRGQCAQACRLPYDLFVDGLQRDLGDARYLLSPGDLYALHQVPELISIGVHCLKIEGRYKDAEFVALTTAAYRKAVDEAWAELPLSITPQDERDLAQVYSRGLGPHFMAGTNHQTVVRGRAPRHRGVRVGTVTALTGRGVVVKLSEDLKAGDGLVFDAANWRAPEGREEGGFLYGGWGYGAGQNNQPLEALKSGQEIELRFAKGAVNPDRVRSGDWVWRTHDPALDARVRPLLDSADPLYTRPVTMQFVGKVGEAPRLILTDEAGRTVMATGEAPLSEARNRALDEQTLREQLGKLGGTPYHLADLDIELVGAGFLPVSALNALRRDATTQLTALRGQVPERRAQPLLEASSGSADLAAAPQSAPRLHLLVRTPEQLEAAIAAYPESITLDYLELYGLRPSVEQVQNAGITVRVASPRILKPTEQKLQKFLLSLNAELLVRSGGLLESLQDVPNRPDLVGDFSLNAANALSSRALLALGLNRITPTHDLNAQQISDLAALIGPDKLEIIAYGHLPVFHTEHCVFCRFLSDGTDYTNCGHPCESHQLALRDERGRLHPVMADVGCRNTVFEGRAQTGAAHLLTWLEGGLRDFRLEFVHESADDVREVVAAHRAFFAGKLSPAELDSRLALVGGGSTEGSFFVPPSFGAGLPAPDAFSDLSALPML from the coding sequence ATGTCCAGTGATGCCCGCTCTACCTCTGCCCAGTCGGCCCCCGAACAGCTCAGCCTCAAACCGCGCTTCAAACCCGAAGTCATGAGCCCGGTGGGCGGCTGGCCGCAGCTCCGTGCCGCCGCCAACGCCGGGGCTGACGCGGTGTTTTTTGGGGTGGAGGCCTTTCATGCGCGGGCCAAGGTGGGCTTCAGCAACGAAGAATTGCCCGAGATTATGCGTTACCTGCATGAGCGCGGCATCAAAGGTTACGTGACCTTCAACGTGCTGGTGTTTGACCGAGAGCTGCGTGAAGCCGAGCAGCAACTGCTGCACCTATCTGCCTGTGGAGTAGACGCCATCATCGTGCAGGACATCGGCGTGGCGCGGCTGGCCGCCGAGGTGGTGCCGGATCTGCCGATTCACGGCTCCACTCAGATGAGCATCACTTCCGCTGAGGGCGCACAGCTCGCCCACCGCTTCGGGGCGAGCCGGGTGGTGCTGGGCCGCGAACTGAGTCTGCCCGATATTGCCCGCATCCGCGCCGCCACCGACGTTGAGCTGGAAACGTTCGTTCACGGGGCGCTGTGCGTCAGCTATTCGGGGCAGTGCTTTTCCAGCGAGGCTTGGGGCGGGCGCAGCGCCAACCGGGGCCAGTGCGCTCAGGCCTGCCGCCTGCCTTACGACCTCTTCGTGGACGGCCTCCAGCGCGACCTCGGCGATGCCCGTTATCTGCTCTCGCCCGGCGACCTCTACGCGCTGCATCAGGTTCCCGAACTCATCAGTATCGGGGTGCATTGCCTCAAAATTGAAGGCCGTTACAAGGACGCCGAATTTGTGGCGCTGACCACCGCCGCCTACCGCAAGGCCGTGGATGAGGCCTGGGCCGAGCTACCACTCAGCATCACGCCGCAAGACGAGCGCGACCTGGCGCAGGTCTACTCGCGGGGCCTGGGGCCGCACTTCATGGCCGGAACCAACCATCAGACCGTCGTGCGGGGCCGTGCGCCGCGCCACCGGGGGGTGCGGGTCGGCACGGTGACGGCTCTGACCGGACGCGGCGTGGTCGTTAAGCTCAGCGAAGACCTCAAGGCTGGCGACGGCCTGGTGTTCGACGCGGCCAACTGGCGAGCGCCGGAAGGCCGCGAGGAAGGCGGATTTTTGTATGGCGGCTGGGGTTACGGCGCAGGGCAAAACAATCAGCCGCTCGAAGCGCTCAAGTCTGGGCAAGAAATCGAGCTGCGCTTTGCCAAAGGAGCTGTCAATCCTGATCGGGTGCGCTCCGGCGACTGGGTCTGGCGCACCCACGATCCCGCCCTCGACGCCCGCGTACGCCCGCTCCTCGACAGCGCCGACCCGCTGTACACCCGGCCCGTGACGATGCAGTTTGTGGGCAAGGTGGGCGAGGCTCCGCGCCTGATCCTGACCGACGAAGCGGGCCGCACGGTGATGGCCACCGGCGAGGCTCCGCTCTCCGAGGCTCGCAACCGCGCCCTCGACGAACAAACTCTGCGTGAGCAACTCGGCAAGCTGGGCGGCACGCCGTACCACTTGGCCGACTTGGACATAGAGCTGGTCGGCGCGGGATTTTTGCCCGTCAGCGCCCTGAACGCTCTGCGCCGCGACGCCACCACCCAGCTCACCGCGCTGAGAGGGCAAGTCCCAGAGCGCCGCGCCCAGCCGCTGTTGGAGGCCAGCAGCGGTTCAGCCGATCTGGCCGCCGCTCCCCAGTCGGCTCCGCGCCTGCACCTGCTGGTTCGCACGCCGGAGCAACTGGAAGCTGCCATCGCGGCGTATCCCGAGAGCATCACGCTGGATTACCTTGAACTCTACGGCCTGCGGCCCAGCGTGGAGCAAGTTCAGAACGCGGGCATCACGGTGCGGGTGGCCAGTCCGCGTATTCTCAAGCCCACCGAACAAAAGCTGCAAAAGTTCTTGCTGTCACTGAACGCTGAGCTGCTGGTACGCTCTGGCGGGTTGCTGGAAAGCCTCCAAGATGTGCCGAATCGACCCGATTTGGTCGGCGATTTCAGCCTCAACGCCGCCAACGCCCTGAGCAGCCGCGCTCTGCTGGCGCTGGGCCTGAACCGCATCACTCCGACCCACGACCTCAACGCCCAGCAGATCAGCGACCTCGCCGCGCTGATCGGGCCGGACAAGCTCGAAATTATCGCTTACGGCCACCTGCCGGTCTTTCACACCGAGCACTGCGTCTTTTGCCGTTTCCTGAGCGACGGCACCGATTACACCAACTGCGGCCATCCCTGTGAGAGCCATCAGCTGGCCCTGCGCGATGAGCGGGGCCGCCTGCATCCAGTGATGGCCGACGTGGGTTGCCGCAACACCGTTTTCGAGGGCCGCGCCCAGACGGGGGCCGCCCACCTCCTCACCTGGCTGGAGGGTGGCCTGCGCGACTTCCGCTTGGAGTTCGTCCACGAGAGCGCCGACGACGTGCGCGAGGTGGTGGCTGCTCACCGCGCCTTCTTTGCGGGCAAGCTCAGTCCCGCCGAACTGGACAGCCGCTTGGCGCTGGTCGGCGGCGGCAGCACCGAGGGCAGCTTCTTCGTGCCGCCGAGCTTCGGCGCTGGTCTGCCCGCCCCCGACGCGTTTTCCGATTTGTCTGCCCTGCCGATGTTGTAG